The following are encoded in a window of Methylicorpusculum oleiharenae genomic DNA:
- a CDS encoding PRTRC system ThiF family protein, with amino-acid sequence MTTSSIKSFKFCTPDHWLRKPVKICLIGVGGTGSEVLASLARIDYAIRELGHPGLHVTAWDGDVVERPNIGRQAFYPADLGQNKATITIQRINYLYGRDWVAMPRMLDINEDCSGMNCDLLITCVDVAQFRADLAKCQNNLYSRCLWLDTGNGESTGQVILGRLGHANENPIKLPSVFDFYPELDGMVDNNTPSCSMEVALSNQDLPINRAIANVAMQLIWSLLRHGGLNHQGAFVDIRKGAQTPINIL; translated from the coding sequence CACTCCAGACCATTGGCTTCGTAAGCCCGTCAAAATCTGTTTAATCGGTGTCGGTGGCACCGGCTCTGAGGTCTTAGCCAGTCTGGCCAGAATTGATTACGCTATCCGAGAACTTGGTCATCCTGGCCTGCATGTGACGGCATGGGACGGAGACGTGGTTGAAAGACCCAATATAGGCCGTCAAGCCTTTTACCCCGCCGATTTAGGCCAGAACAAGGCAACCATTACAATCCAAAGGATCAATTATCTGTATGGCCGTGATTGGGTGGCCATGCCACGCATGTTAGATATCAATGAAGATTGCAGCGGCATGAACTGCGATTTATTGATTACCTGTGTTGATGTGGCGCAATTCCGAGCTGACTTGGCAAAGTGCCAAAATAATCTGTATTCAAGATGCCTATGGCTGGATACCGGTAACGGCGAGAGCACGGGTCAAGTCATTTTAGGAAGGCTTGGGCATGCCAACGAGAATCCAATCAAGCTGCCTTCAGTGTTTGATTTCTACCCCGAGCTGGATGGCATGGTGGATAACAATACCCCGTCATGCAGCATGGAAGTAGCCTTGTCCAATCAGGATTTGCCTATCAACCGTGCAATCGCAAACGTGGCTATGCAGTTGATCTGGTCGTTATTGCGGCATGGCGGATTAAATCATCAAGGGGCTTTTGTGGATATCCGAAAAGGCGCCCAAACACCGATTAATATTCTCTAA